The following coding sequences lie in one Hippopotamus amphibius kiboko isolate mHipAmp2 chromosome 17, mHipAmp2.hap2, whole genome shotgun sequence genomic window:
- the TRARG1 gene encoding trafficking regulator of GLUT4 1 isoform X3: MANPGQFPAREPGPTSPLDLLEMEKLLTKVGSQDDKPLRLSKSLSGALDLEQNGHSLPFKVVSEGHREASLPRSTSRASSRRASSTVTTSYAPDREVPKDYLILAIASCFCPVWPLNLIPLIFSIMSRSSVQQGDLDGARRLGRLARMLSITFITMGTVIIIVAVTVNFAVQKK; the protein is encoded by the exons ATGGCCAACCCCGGGCAGTTCCCAGCTCGGGAGCCAGGCCCCACGTCACCCCTGGACCTGCTGGAGATGGAGAAGCTCCTCACCAAGGTCGGGAGCCAGGATGACAAGCCCCTGAGGCTGTCCAAGTCCCTCTCAGGGGCTCTGGACCTGGAGCAGAACGGCCACAGCCTGCCCTTCAAGGTGGTGTCGGAGGGGCACCGGGAGGCCTCGCTCCCCCGGTCAACCTCCCGGGCCAGCTCGAGGCGGGCATCCTCCACTGTCACCACCTCCTATGCCCCGGACAGAGAAGTTCCCAAAGATTACCTCATCCTTGCCATCGCCTCCTGCTTCTGCCCCGTCTGGCCCCTCAACCTCATCCCCCtcatcttttccatcatg TCTCGAAGTAGCGTGCAACAAGGGGACCTGGACGGGGCCCGGAGGCTGGGCCGCCTGGCCCGGATGCTTAGCATCACCTTCATCACCATGGGGACCGTCATCATCATTGTGGCCGTGACTGTCAACTTTGCAG ttcagaagaaataa
- the TRARG1 gene encoding trafficking regulator of GLUT4 1 isoform X2, which produces MANPGQFPAREPGPTSPLDLLEMEKLLTKVGSQDDKPLRLSKSLSGALDLEQNGHSLPFKVVSEGHREASLPRSTSRASSRRASSTVTTSYAPDREVPKDYLILAIASCFCPVWPLNLIPLIFSIMSRSSVQQGDLDGARRLGRLARMLSITFITMGTVIIIVAVTVNFAGNQNPPPQKRTRRPCALSSVLP; this is translated from the exons ATGGCCAACCCCGGGCAGTTCCCAGCTCGGGAGCCAGGCCCCACGTCACCCCTGGACCTGCTGGAGATGGAGAAGCTCCTCACCAAGGTCGGGAGCCAGGATGACAAGCCCCTGAGGCTGTCCAAGTCCCTCTCAGGGGCTCTGGACCTGGAGCAGAACGGCCACAGCCTGCCCTTCAAGGTGGTGTCGGAGGGGCACCGGGAGGCCTCGCTCCCCCGGTCAACCTCCCGGGCCAGCTCGAGGCGGGCATCCTCCACTGTCACCACCTCCTATGCCCCGGACAGAGAAGTTCCCAAAGATTACCTCATCCTTGCCATCGCCTCCTGCTTCTGCCCCGTCTGGCCCCTCAACCTCATCCCCCtcatcttttccatcatg TCTCGAAGTAGCGTGCAACAAGGGGACCTGGACGGGGCCCGGAGGCTGGGCCGCCTGGCCCGGATGCTTAGCATCACCTTCATCACCATGGGGACCGTCATCATCATTGTGGCCGTGACTGTCAACTTTGCAG GAAACCAAAACCCACCTCCTCAAAAAAGGACCAGAAGACCCTGTGCTCTGAGCTCTGTTCTGCCATAA
- the TRARG1 gene encoding trafficking regulator of GLUT4 1 isoform X1, which produces MANPGQFPAREPGPTSPLDLLEMEKLLTKVGSQDDKPLRLSKSLSGALDLEQNGHSLPFKVVSEGHREASLPRSTSRASSRRASSTVTTSYAPDREVPKDYLILAIASCFCPVWPLNLIPLIFSIMSRSSVQQGDLDGARRLGRLARMLSITFITMGTVIIIVAVTVNFAGEAQPHPSKKDQKTLCSELCSAITVLLFTVQKK; this is translated from the exons ATGGCCAACCCCGGGCAGTTCCCAGCTCGGGAGCCAGGCCCCACGTCACCCCTGGACCTGCTGGAGATGGAGAAGCTCCTCACCAAGGTCGGGAGCCAGGATGACAAGCCCCTGAGGCTGTCCAAGTCCCTCTCAGGGGCTCTGGACCTGGAGCAGAACGGCCACAGCCTGCCCTTCAAGGTGGTGTCGGAGGGGCACCGGGAGGCCTCGCTCCCCCGGTCAACCTCCCGGGCCAGCTCGAGGCGGGCATCCTCCACTGTCACCACCTCCTATGCCCCGGACAGAGAAGTTCCCAAAGATTACCTCATCCTTGCCATCGCCTCCTGCTTCTGCCCCGTCTGGCCCCTCAACCTCATCCCCCtcatcttttccatcatg TCTCGAAGTAGCGTGCAACAAGGGGACCTGGACGGGGCCCGGAGGCTGGGCCGCCTGGCCCGGATGCTTAGCATCACCTTCATCACCATGGGGACCGTCATCATCATTGTGGCCGTGACTGTCAACTTTGCAGGTGAGGCCCAGCCGCACC CCTCAAAAAAGGACCAGAAGACCCTGTGCTCTGAGCTCTGTTCTGCCATAACTGTTCTTCTCTTTACAgttcagaagaaataa
- the BHLHA9 gene encoding LOW QUALITY PROTEIN: class A basic helix-loop-helix protein 9 (The sequence of the model RefSeq protein was modified relative to this genomic sequence to represent the inferred CDS: substituted 2 bases at 2 genomic stop codons), with the protein MLPPFLASFLXVPPSPTYLEAGNKAGGGRWMDGEGGEPRGSIKPSXRGPVPGVSRLQESTLGRWPVSLVSRSRSRSRSRGSKAREKAMHPGAPGPGLRGLKGAEGSAQDLRSSCLEAGRDFGVLRENGGPRGLGEAEEVAGSRKRSRPVRSKARRMAANVRERKRILDYNEAFNALRRALRHDLGGKRLSKIATLRRAIHRITALSLVLRASPAPRWPCGHLECHGQPARAGDAGDPGSSPLQPAPPPAGPFAPRCASCFPHTPLGRPRAVAQAPGVAQASGTWRRSLGAPSAWPRGHLRAGPGLGYQHS; encoded by the coding sequence ATGCTGcctcccttccttgcttccttcctctgaGTTCCTCCCTCACCAACCTACCTGGAGGCAGGTAATAAagcaggaggagggagatggatggatggggaggGCGGAGAGCCACGTGGTTCCATAAAGCCCAGCTAGAGAGGGCCTGTCCCGGGAGTGTCCAGACTGCAGGAGTCAACGCTCGGAAGGTGGCCTGTCAGCCTTGTGAGCCGCAGCCGAAGCCGGAGTCGGAGCCGGGGCAGCAAGGCCCGGGAGAAGGCCATGCACCCAGGAGCGCCAGGACCAGGCCTCAGGGGCCTGAAGGGGGCCGAAGGCTCTGCCCAGGACTTGAGGAGCTCTTGCCTGGAGGCCGGGAGGGATTTTGGGGTGCTGAGGGAGAACGGCGGCCCCCGCGGCCTGGGCGAGGCAGAGGAGGTGGCGGGCAGCCGAAAGCGCAGCCGGCCGGTGCGGTCCAAAGCGCGGCGCATGGCGGCCAACGTGCGGGAGCGCAAGCGCATCCTGGACTACAACGAGGCCTTCAACGCGCTGCGCCGCGCGCTGCGGCACGACCTGGGCGGCAAGAGGCTCTCCAAGATCGCCACGCTGCGCAGGGCCATCCACCGCATCACGGCGCTCTCCCTCGTGCTGCGCGCCAGCCCCGCGCCCCGCTGGCCCTGCGGACACCTGGAGTGCCACGGCCAGCCCGCGCGCGCCGGGGACGCGGGGGACCCGGGCTCCAGCCCGCTGCAGCCTGCGCCTCCGCCCGCCGGGCCCTTCGCGCCGCGCTGCGCCTCGTGCTTCCCGCACACGCCCCTGGGACGGCCCAGGGCGGTGGCCCAGGCGCCGGGCGTGGCTCAGGCCTCGGGAACCTGGCGCCGCAGTCTCGGGGCTCCCTCTGCCTGGCCGCGGGGCCACCTGCGAGCCGGCCCCGGGCTGGGCTACCAGCACTCCTGA